gcttcctcttctggtgACATGGAAGACCTTCCGACGTCATCAGAATTGGGTTTGGATCGGACCCTGCATAGGCGACCTGGGACTGCTGgacttgcagttcgggaactctatgcagactacttttcaagccccgaggggtccttgccatggcagagggacgcaattcgtggcagtttttgaaatcttctggtctcattagtgtttttttattttgtagatagTTTGCAAATATTTACTGTGgtatagttgagtgtagggactcgcaagacactgaggacccttgacgtgggcttgcgggctgaggtttggAGAATTCTATTTTTAAAATTCCTAATCTTTgcatttttttcccgtttttcTTTGGGGCGATGACTAACATCAAggaattttgattttaaacttAGAATCCccaaaccttctaatacctctttaCCAATTTTTAATTCAAAAATTCTCTTGCAAGATGAAGTGTGTTTGGGGCTTTTTTTGGGTAATATCTGTTGTGACTAAAACTGGTTGAAGTGTTCCACTGTGTTGTATAAATGAAAAAACATAAGTCAATTGATTGTTGGATAAATATTTTAactgaaaaacaataaaacttttttttgattTCAAAAAGAGTAATTTTGTCACTTAATAATGCAAGCAATAGCAGCACACAAACCAAATAAACTAAAATTTACAATTCAAATAAGTCTCGGGAAAACGAGCCAGGGGCGTACGACGACGCCGGACGCACCTGGGCTGGTTGAGGGGGAGCAGCAGCAAACATGCCCACATTAAAGGACTGGGCAAGGGTAGGGTTCTGCTCTTGGGAGCCCTGGAAAGTGGGACCCCCAGATTGCTGTCCATGGAAAGGATGCGGTGCCTGCTGAAAAGTTGGTGGCTGCTGATTCGTAGCCACCATGTATTTCTTCAATAAATTATTGATATCCCCTAAAATGTCTCCCTGGTATGGCAGGGAGAACATTTTAAGGACCAACAAAAGAGAGGCCATGCATTGTTGCTGGCTCGCTTGGGGAACGAGCTTCAACATTGGCGCAAGCCCCCTAAGCATAGTTTCTTCATGCCCATCAGTCCTCCTCTGAGCTAGGAACTGGATGACTCGGGCATCTATCATTTCCCGATTCGCTAGCTCAGAGGACGACTGAGGggcattcctcctcctcctcctgggctgtGGTCTTGTTTCAGGCCTTTCAGGTTCCCCACCACTGGTTCCCatgggtggttcagtggtttccaaCACTGGGGAATGTTGGGGGCTTGAATCCGGGGAAAATACAGCAGGGGTTTCTTCACCGCCCTCCTCTGATTCGTCACTGTCCTCCAGATTGTCCACAGTTCTGTAGATATAAATCAcacaaatgtaaataaataaagatttttcaagTTGCCAATCCAACATCCCACATCCCAAACTATTTTTGGACAATGAATATGGCTAATATATGTATGTGCATGCAACATATATCACAAAAGGTCTAATAAACCATCTATTTGAGATTTTCAAACAAATGACACTTTGCATACTTTACTCATTTGGGCACATATGATATGTACAGTGTTTCAGTAGCGTACGTTTAAACCACTAAACAAAGGGGTGTTGTTTGGGAGCCAGATTAGAATCTTGCAGGTTTTGCCTTAGCCAACAGAAGAGATTCTGGCCTTCTCGGCCATCCGTACTGAAGAAATGTGCCACCTTAACTGGTTGTAAATTTCACTACCAGCATGTTCTAATGTCCAAATAGCTGAAAATATTCCcctgatgctggtggatgcattTTTAACGTTGCCAGAGTGTACCAGTATGGATGTGCCTGACGACATTTACTCGTCCAGCTCAAGGGTCAGGCCGGACTTTGATTTCTGGTAAACCAAGAACAATGGGGTAAGAGAACCCCTTGATAGAGTTCCAGGGTGTACTGACAATCCGTTATAAATCATGATATAAGTTATACAAATTTGGATATTATACTGGTCAGATGCTAGTCAAGGAACATGCACACAGCAAATTTAGGCATTCGGTTTTGCATAAATATTTAAATGTGCCGCAAGAGCAATGTGTCCACCTTCCCAATCAGGGGTATGCTGGTGAATTTTTTCCAACTGCCATCGGACAGACGATTTGCTGTAAGCCAATAGCCGCATATCCTCTCAAAATGCCCATAGTTGAGGAGGTAGGTAACTTACTTTGAATAAGTTGGTTACACTAAAAACCAACAATGAGTAGGCATCATTTTcaaaatacacaacaaaaagggagaTTTCTCTCAAATGTAAGGGATACATTGGTGGCTCTGGCGATCCTGTGGAAAGGCAACCCCCTTATGTGTGAAGAAAACCTGCAACTTCAAAAATTGCATCACACACTTGGAGAAAGgcaaggtctacacgacgacatttgtggcGAGCCATTTTGTAGCACCAATGTTGCGCATCAATTTTTAGAATggcagtgtcacgagggtgtcaagaaccacgcctgactccgttatacccggggtcaggaagtcgcagcggttggctgcgcgctctatgtaagatagggctgttttccttatggtagctttctgggttagcAATGAAAACCCTTTtcgctcactcagggatccgtagctccttctctcagctgttccttgtccagcactcccaacctccttatattcccctctcacacttctctggttgccagagatagagcttcctgcctggacatctatcctgacccactggagctgtgttgctgcgttcacggatggttgtttcagaacgttaccctccggatccctgttggacctttgtggactgctgtgg
This is a stretch of genomic DNA from Bufo gargarizans isolate SCDJY-AF-19 chromosome 3, ASM1485885v1, whole genome shotgun sequence. It encodes these proteins:
- the LOC122933214 gene encoding uncharacterized protein LOC122933214, producing the protein MLVLTVKNVKVRWNSCRDQFRRELNEKGRSGEGTSRKRPYIYTQQLSFLRPVMELRPTVDNLEDSDESEEGGEETPAVFSPDSSPQHSPVLETTEPPMGTSGGEPERPETRPQPRRRRRNAPQSSSELANREMIDARVIQFLAQRRTDGHEETMLRGLAPMLKLVPQASQQQCMASLLLVLKMFSLPYQGDILGDINNLLKKYMVATNQQPPTFQQAPHPFHGQQSGGPTFQGSQEQNPTLAQSFNVGMFAAAPPQPAQVRPASSYAPGSFSRDLFEL